The DNA region CCCAATCGTCATCTAAATTACCTTCGATTGTATACGGTAGGGCAATATTAAAAGTCGACCCCTGACCTTCCTGCGATGTCACCCAGATTTTTCCTTTAAAACTTTCAACAATTTCTTTTGAAATAGCGAGTCCAAGACCGGTACCACCTTGTGCTCGTGAACGTGCTTTATCAACACGGAAGAAACGATCAAAGACATGGTTTAAATCTTTTTGTGGAATTCCCAACCCTTGGTCACTGATACTCAAAACGACCTGTCGTTCTTCTTTGACCATACGCGTTGTAATAACACCCCCATCAGGCGAGTACTTAATCGCATTATTCATAATATTATCAATAACCTGCGTCAATTTCGATGGATCAATCTCCACCCAGATTGACTCATCCGTCACATCTCGAACAATCGAATACTGTTTTTGGTCTGGTTGCTGTTCATTTGAAATTATCATATCAAACCGGTTCAAAATATAATTGAATAGCTCACTCAGATTCACATACTCTAAAGTCAAACGCATGGTTCCAGAATCCATTCGTGATAATTCAAGCAAATCATTAATCATGTGAATCATGCGGGTCGTTTCATCTTGGGCAACTTTTAAGAAATGCGGTGCTACTTCTTGATCGTTCATTGCACCGTCTTGCAAAGCATCAATATATGACTTGACTGATGTCAGTGGTGTACGCAATTCATGTGAGACATTAGACACAAACTGACGCCGTTCCTCATTGATGCGCTGCTCTTCCGTCACATCATGCAAGACAATGACCATCCCGGAAATAAAGCCAGACTCGCGTTGAATCTGAGTGTTATACACTTTGACTTTTAATTGTCGATCGTCATCACTGAAGTCCAAAAACAGATTGTCATCATTTTCAAAGAATTCGCGTAATTGATATTGTTCATTCAAATGCAAAATTTGAAGGACATATTGTCCCAAAACCTCTGAGACATCTTCAATACCAATCATAGCCAAGGCGGCAGAATTAATCAGATTAATTGAACCACGACGGTCAGTTGCAATCACCCCATCTGTCATATGCTCTAGCACAGAGTCCAGACGTCGCCGTTCAAGTTCTTGTGAGTTCGTTGTTTCTTCAATCCGTTGTGCCAATGCATTGACATTTGTAGCCAACTGGCCAATTTCATCATGACTACGGACATCAATATCACCCGAGTAATCACCCGCAGCAATTCGAATTGTTCGTTGATTAATATCTGAAATTGGTTTAGCTAGCGCTCGTGAAATAATAACTGCCATGATGACACCTAACATGACCGCTAGTA from Weissella diestrammenae includes:
- the walK gene encoding cell wall metabolism sensor histidine kinase WalK yields the protein MKKGIKFVASIHFKIALVFTLTLLVTLELIGAFFIKQLERSNLSNFRQQITLPAYVSDQLTQQLTGSETASSNANIHNVLSSVNNVLITEIEVVDTQGIIRGTSDINDQDAVGQKTTDSNLRHAANNQTYLKNPVEQHGSSRYQTVVKPLIETTNGDNTTVGAVIVKANLESVYATLQRISVIYLSATLLAVMLGVIMAVIISRALAKPISDINQRTIRIAAGDYSGDIDVRSHDEIGQLATNVNALAQRIEETTNSQELERRRLDSVLEHMTDGVIATDRRGSINLINSAALAMIGIEDVSEVLGQYVLQILHLNEQYQLREFFENDDNLFLDFSDDDRQLKVKVYNTQIQRESGFISGMVIVLHDVTEEQRINEERRQFVSNVSHELRTPLTSVKSYIDALQDGAMNDQEVAPHFLKVAQDETTRMIHMINDLLELSRMDSGTMRLTLEYVNLSELFNYILNRFDMIISNEQQPDQKQYSIVRDVTDESIWVEIDPSKLTQVIDNIMNNAIKYSPDGGVITTRMVKEERQVVLSISDQGLGIPQKDLNHVFDRFFRVDKARSRAQGGTGLGLAISKEIVESFKGKIWVTSQEGQGSTFNIALPYTIEGNLDDDWEDDDFDEMG